A window from Plasmodium cynomolgi strain B DNA, chromosome 7, whole genome shotgun sequence encodes these proteins:
- a CDS encoding Ser/Thr protein phosphatase (putative), with product MRTRCLEKQIETLKKCQLLSESEVKHLCGQAKLILINQENIKHVNLPVVVCGDIHGQFHDLRELFHIGNEPPEVNYIFLGDYVDRGKYSVETFLLLLALKIKYPNEITLLRGNHESRQITEVYGFYDECIKKYGSINVWKYCTDLMDYLSIGAIIENNYFCIHGGLSPSFNQIADLNKINRFQEIPRNGSLCDIMWSDPNDKNGWDKSPRGAGHLFGPDVVHKFCHLNDIEVIARAHQLVMEGYKWWFDKKLVTVWSAPNYCYRCGNIASIMEIDENETFDFKCFGPSAAESSASHLVKKYPPIYFS from the coding sequence ATGAGAACAAGGTGTCTGGAGAAGCAAATCGAGACGTTGAAAAAGTGCCAGCTATTATCAGAATCGGAAGTGAAGCATTTGTGTGGGCAAGCTAAACTAATCCTAATCAATCAAGAAAATATCAAGCATGTGAATCTACCAGTAGTGGTTTGTGGAGACATACACGGACAGTTCCATGACCTGAGGGAGCTCTTTCATATAGGCAATGAACCACCAGAAGTcaattacatttttctgGGTGATTATGTAGACCGAGGTAAGTACAGCGTGGAGACCTTCCTGTTGCTACTAGCCTTGAAGATAAAGTACCCAAATGAAATAACCCTACTAAGGGGAAATCATGAAAGTAGACAAATTACCGAAGTGTATGGATTTTATGATGagtgcattaaaaaatatgggtCGATAAATGTATGGAAATATTGCACCGACTTGATGGATTATCTTTCTATCGGTGCAATCATAGAAAACAACTACTTCTGTATCCATGGGGGGTTGTCTCCTTCTTTCAACCAAATTGCAGAcctgaacaaaattaatcGATTTCAGGAAATCCCCAGGAATGGTTCCCTATGTGATATTATGTGGTCAGACCCGAATGATAAAAACGGGTGGGATAAAAGTCCAAGAGGTGCAGGGCATTTATTTGGCCCCGACGTTGTTCATAAGTTTTGTCACCTGAACGACATTGAAGTCATTGCCAGGGCTCACCAGCTGGTCATGGAGGGATACAAATGGTGGTTTGATAAAAAACTGGTTACCGTGTGGTCCGCTCCCAACTACTGTTACCGCTGTGGCAACATCGCCAGTATAATGGAGATCGACGAGAACGAGACTTTCGACTTTAAGTGCTTCGGCCCATCTGCGGCTGAGAGCAGCGCTAGCCACTTGGTTAAGAAGTACCCCCCGATATACTTTTCCTGA
- a CDS encoding cytochrome c oxidase subunit (putative) codes for MHLVKPARVFVRRDMGHFQKKFLFNASTMSKCRQIEKSPFSCFVNKIQRRNYLHFARTLPEDYELPLDTFPENINEVLKKDKKTLDFIQSYWYWKIRSESNLLNYEKLVKKSYKQLAVDMGMQIANPDNEHMLALLEFYEYLKSSPFVGPFGTIENPVIVPSVHTERVVCCTGGTGENEHVPLFFRCREGFLYRCGECDQIFMHVRVLYSLEDGNDPFPNDPDVDDVFDLNLIEENMSLYNDDQYVRWPTGNVTYRQMFLQGKWGNQKPNVSYISSEK; via the exons ATGCATTTAGTGAAGCCAGCCAGAGTGTTCGTAAGGAGAGACATGGGCCATTTCCAGAAGAAGTTCCTCTTTAACGCGAGCACCATGTCTAAATGTAGGCAAATCGAGAAGAGCCCATTTTCATGTTTTGTCAATAAAATACAGAGAAGAAACtacctccattttgctcGTACATTACCAGAAGACTACGAGCTGCCGTTAGATACCTTCCcagaaaatataaacgaaGTGTTaaagaaggataaaaaaactCTTGATTTCATTCAGAGCTACTGGTACTGGAAGATTCGGAGTGAGAGCAATTTGCTAAATTACGAGAAGTTGGTGAAGAAGTCTTATAAGCAGTTGGCCGTGGACATGGGCATGCAG ATTGCCAACCCCGATAATGAGCACATGCTGGCCCTCCTGGAGTTTTACGAATACCTGAAGTCTTCGCCATTCGTGGGACCCTTCGGCACCATTGAAAACCCCGTCATTGTGCCCAGTGTGCACACAGAGCGAGTCGTCTGCTGCACAGGTGGCACGGGGGAAAACGAACAcgtcccccttttctttcgATGCAGGGAAGGGTTCTTATATCGCTGCGGAGAATGTGATCAAATTTTTATGCACGTGCGTGTGCTGTACTCACTGGAGGATGGGAACGACCCCTTTCCCAATGACCCCGATGTGGATGACGTATTtgatttaaatttaattgaaGAGAACATGAGTCTGTACAACGACGACCAGTACGTCCGATGGCCCACGGGGAATGTGACCTACCGACAGATGTTTCTCCAGGGCAAGTGGGGAAATCAAAAACCGAACGTTTCGTACATAAGTTCTGAGAAGTGA
- a CDS encoding hypothetical protein (putative) gives MSTIRWVDLLSSESNLSHSVANNEDIAEKAKKKKFPYNQERDLNSSFLNSYNADLDNSNVGINLKIKNMTIVEKKEKEEKSLLCGDKTSEQMSHWRNDNEREESNLPSAALKGVITHTGEGQSGKSTEEGIPPKDSQNVHSNGDEQRGVLGNVMLEEEEDVGKEKNCLSEKLESPSHREINQEEKSIPKMDCPNELSNDSTVLEKRNKTGKHYPNVENNLTEENTKKELLNRGSVQSENFQSPIEGTKKVSEKRSSVGKKKKNASSLSALTKGNRSNRIKNVSVDKESIQNSYFARYIVKKGGDNTKAVGGESVQRGESQGCSLIIKAPKEGEVSRGTANKGKKRKDRAGLCENSTASKFNCTLSHDVTVDDNNVPLNPAKKVRSRLKERAAAGKGAAKEAVAVAAKDAATVATKDAVTVATKNTATVATKDAVTGGRAEGSNVGLDPPGKTHRDKETKTVTKSTIGDAPQMAQQNKNNLGIMENMPSPPKNHLPSLNHYTHLTSDNIDLEKFKNFDANFINYLGDIQSHFSDPFVSSNSNRVNSRLKEIAVGKSTKEYKNYVKVVKYEERMEDDPSTPNAYENVTNAKFQAKYNLWRKKLHKFDTIG, from the exons ATGTCTACAATTAGATGGGTGGATCTGCTATCCAGCGAGTCGA ACCTCTCCCACTCAGTCGCGAACAATGAAGACATTGCAGAgaaggcgaagaaaaaaaaattcccctaCAATCAGGAGAGGGACCTGAACAGTAGCTTCTTAAATTCATACAATGCAGATCTGGACAATAGCAATGTGggaattaatttaaaaataaaaaatatgaccattgtggagaaaaaggagaaggaagagaagTCCCTTCTGTGTGGAGATAAAACTAGTGAGCAAATGAGTCACTGGCGAAATGACAACGAAAGGGAAGAGAGCAACCTCCCTAGTGCAGCTCTTAAGGGAGTGATAACACACACAGGAGAGGGACAGTCAGGGAAGAGCACAGAAGAAGGAATACCTCCCAAGGATTCACAAAACGTGCATAGTAATGGAGACGAACAAAGAGGTGTCTTAGGAAATGTCATgctggaggaggaggaagatgtcggaaaggagaaaaactgTTTGAGTGAGAAATTGGAGAGTCCCTCCCATAGGGAGATCAAccaggaagaaaaatcaaTCCCAAAGATGGATTGCCCAAACGAATTATCAAATGACAGTACCGTCCTggaaaagagaaacaaaacgGGGAAGCACTACCCCAATGTAGAGAACAACCTAACGGAGGAAAACACCAAAAAGGAACTGCTCAATAGAGGCAGCGTGCAGAGTGAAAATTTTCAGTCCCCAATCGAAGGTACAAAGAAGGTAAGTGAAAAAAGATCAAGtgtggggaagaagaaaaaaaatgcatcaaGCTTATCTGCTTTGACCAAAGGAAACAGGAGcaacagaataaaaaatgtttctgTGGATAAAGAGTCGATACAGAATTCGTACTTTGCTCGATACATTGTGAAGAAGGGGGGTGACAATACGAAGGCCGTGGGAGGGGAGAGTGTGCAGAGGGGGGAGTCCCAGGGGTGCAGTTTAATAATCAAGGCTCCAAAGGAGGGGGAGGTGTCCAGGGGGACGGCCAataaggggaagaaaaggaaagacagAGCCGGGCTCTGCGAGAACAGCACGGCTTCTAAGTTCAACTGCACGCTGTCGCACGACGTGACGGTGGATGACAACAACGTCCCGCTGAACCCGGCCAAGAAGGTGAGGAGCAGGCTCAAGGAGAGGGCCGCCGCTGGGAAGGGAGCGGCAAAGGAGGCAGTAGCTGTGGCGGCAAAGGACGCTGCTACCGTGGCGACAAAGGACGCAGTAACCGTGGCGACAAAGAACACTGCAACCGTGGCGACGAAGGACGCAGTAACTGGGGGGAGAGCAGAAGGCTCAAATGTAGGGCTAGATCCACCCGGGAAAACCCATCGAGACAAAGAAACCAAAACGGTGACGAAGAGCACCATTGGAGATGCCCCCCAAATGGCCcagcaaaacaaaaacaatttaggaataatggaaaatatgCCATCGCCCCCCAAAAATCATTTACCCTCCCTAAATCACTATACGCATCTGACTAGCGATAATATCGACctggaaaaatttaaaaatttcgatgCGAATTTTATTAACTACTTGGGAGATATACAGAGCCACTTCAGTGATCCGTTCGTGAGCTCCAATAGCAATCGAGTGAACAGTCGACTTAAAGAAATTGCCGTAGGTAAATCCACGAAggagtataaaaattatgtcaAGGTGGTGAAGTATGAGGAGAGGATGGAAGATGACCCCAGCACTCCCAACGCGTATGAGAATGTAACGAATGCAAAGTTCCAAGCCAAGTACAACctgtggaggaagaagctgcATAAGTTTGACACCATCGGGTAG